The following are from one region of the Girardinichthys multiradiatus isolate DD_20200921_A chromosome 9, DD_fGirMul_XY1, whole genome shotgun sequence genome:
- the ttc22 gene encoding tetratricopeptide repeat protein 22, translated as METDNSEDIESLIEDMQYIPGHFHLELNLNCDPVGPVNLRFRDTYLKQESLQAELEVEVGYMQYAVRNLLGLLAFHLEQLDRAEEIFRSICKEDPGNLNAWANLGFVYDIQKRELDAEECVDKVSYLMGVNSGEDYQEETSLLAARCLAEQAYAYPYDVELDSDDNLRERLMSALSLYNKALHYGGHLIPTEEKQHWYFKMATIYVRLDQIIKNKDDSEYSRLFHYNKGLKLLKETLESETKQHKALAWCYVGIMLERKDEFSSVPMSIHDCGFSASDPLFCYGTAMDLASNDAFILNILAKIVFLLGKHDMATGICNMALNVLPDPELNWQAYCTRAKINVILYVNELEKAKHGIGGVPDRQKLAEARKDLDKVLTVRPCLRTHLEMAQVFYYMGVDALQESLMVDECSINHALVSLSNALKFKPGDSLPDLHVLRGRCLLIKGEEQNAAECFKQAMELERPGSTDTTTLHCLLLTLLNLFMQGGSDPSSVITQLEMWVNKAEERYPQDTVKSELRALYRTHTEEVTELSKTLIRTGRLGLVKRLLKTVVPKQLAEKRPLARYFSLT; from the exons ATGGAAACAGACAATTCAGAGGACATTGAGTCTCTGATTGAGGACATGCAGTACATCCCTGGTCACTTTCACCTGGAGCTAAATCTTAACTGTGATCCTGTTGGTCCAGTGAATCTGCGATTCAGAGACACTTACCTGAAACAGGAGAGCCTGCAAGCTGAGCTGGAGGTTGAAGTGGGATATATGCAGTACGCTGTCAGGAATCTACTGGGGCTGCTGGCATTTCACCTGGAACAGCTGGACAGAGCTGAGGAAATATTCAG GAGCATTTGTAAGGAGGACCCTGGGAATCTCAATGCCTGGGCTAACCTGGGCTTTGTGTATGACATACAGAAGAGAGAACTGGATGCAGAGGAATGTGTGGACAAAGTCTCCTATCTCATGGGGGTGAACTCTGGAGAGGATTATCAAGAGGAGACCAGTCTGCTGGCAGCACGCTGTCTGGCCGAGCAGGCATACGCGTATCCGTATGATGTGGAGCTGGACAGCGATGACAACTTGAGGGAAAGGCTAATGTCAGCCCTGTCACTTTATAACAAAGCTCTGCATTATGGGGGTCACCTg ATACCAACAGAAGAAAAGCAACACTGGTATTTTAAAATGGCAACTATTTATGTCAG ACTGGACCAgatcataaaaaacaaagatgatTCTGAATACTCAAGACTCTTTCACTACAATAAGGGACTTAAGCTCCTAAAGGAAACACTGGAATCTGagacaaaacaacacaaag CTCTAGCTTGGTGTTATGTTGGCATCATGTTGGAAAGGAAAGACGAATTTTCCTCCGTGCCCATGTCAATACATGACTGTGGTTTCTCAGCCTCTGATCCCCTGTTCTGCTATGGAACC GCCATGGATTTGGCCAGCAACGATGCATTCATCCTGAACATTCTTGCCAAAATAGTCTTTTTGCTGGGTAAACATGACATGGCTACAGGGATCTGCAACATGGCTCTAAATGTTCTGCCAGATCCAGAGCTCAACTGGCAGGCCTACTGTACACGTGCCAAG ATCAATGTGATCCTTTATGTCAACGAACTTGAGAAAGCAAAACATGGAATAGGAGGAGTTCCTGACCGACAGAAGCTAGCTGAAGCAAGAAAAGACTTGGACAAGGTGCTGACTGTACGTCCGTGTCTGCGGACTCATCTAGAGATGGCACAG GTATTCTATTACATGGGTGTAGATGCACTCCAAGAGAGCCTTATGGTTGATGAATGTTCAATAAACCACGCTTTGGTGAGTCTGTCCAATGCGCTAAAGTTTAAGCCAGGAGACAGCTTACCGGACCTCCATGTGCTCAGAGGACGCTGCCTTTTAATAAAAGGCGAAGAGCAGAATGCTGCAGAGTGCTTCAAGCAGGCCATGGAGTTAGAGAGACCAGGGAGCACTGACACCACAACCCTGCACTGCCTCCTACTGACCCTCCTGAATCTATTTATGCAGGGAGGTTCTGATCCTAGTTCTGTCATCACACAGCTGGAGATGTGGGTGAACAAGGCAGAGGAGCGATACCCCCAGGATACAGTAAAATCAGAACTTCGGGCCCTATACAGAACACATACAGAAGAGGTCACAGAGTTGTCTAAGACTCTCATCAGGACAGGGCGCTTGGGCCTGGTGAAAAGGCTGCTCAAAACAGTGGTGCCTAAACAACTTGCTGAGAAAAGACCTCTGGCACGGTATTTTTCATTAACATGA